The Chryseolinea soli nucleotide sequence GGCGTCTACGTCGACAAGATTGTTATAGGAGAGCTCTTTGCCATTCAATTGCTCGAACAAACCGTCGAGATCACCATAGAAGGTCCCCCGCTGGTGGGGGTTCTCGCCGTAGCGGAGGGTGCGCCCGTCGGGGATGCTCTTCTTGAAACCGGGGAATTGGAATTCCTGGTTGAAGTAGTTGAAGATGGCCGTGTCATAGTGCGATGTGACGTCGAAGGCCATGGCGGCAAACTTTTTCCGCTCCGCCAGCGAGGTCGTGCCGTTGCCTGACTGCAGCAGATTCAGCAAGGCGCCGTAGTGCTTGCGCGACGAGACGATGAGCACATCCTGGAAATTTTTGGCCGCGCCGCGGATCAGCGAAATGCCGCCGATATCGATCTTCTCAATAATATCTTCTTCACTACCCCCTTTGGCCACCGTTTCTTCAAAGGGATATAAGTCCACGATGACAAGGTCCAAGGGCGCAATGTTGAATTCCTGGGCCTGTTTCAGATCACCCGAATCTTCACGCCGGTAAAGGATTCCTCCAAAAACGGCGGGGTGTAGGGTCTTCACGCGACCCCCAAAAATGGAGGGATAGCCCGTGAGTTTCTCCACCGGCACCACCGGGTAGCCGAGCTTCTCAATAAATTCCTGCGTGCCCCCGGTCGACACAAACTCCACGCCTTGCTTGGCCAGCGTGTGAACGATGGGTTCCAGATTGTCTTTATAGAAAACAGAAATGAGGGCGCGGGTGATCTTGCGGCTGGACATGGAAGTTTATGAGATTAAAGCGTTTACAAATCGAGGTGCAAAAGTAGGCGTTGCGCAACGAAATAGAAAACAGCCCCGAGAAATTTCCGGTCCTTCCCCTCAAGCCCGCGGGAGATTATCCGGGGAGATAATCCGACTCTTCGTATTCCTCAAACTCGATCGTGAAATCATCGGCGTCCATGAACGCCGGGAAGCGGTCGCGGAACGCCTGGAGTGCGTTGGCGCTGAGTTCGGTTGTGCGGATGGCTTCCATGCCTTCGTTGGTATAGATCGTGTCGCCTTTGGGACCGATCACCGACGAGTGGCCGTTATATTCAATGCCCTGGCCGTCCTGGCCGATGCGGTTCACGCCCACGATGTAGCTTAGGTTTTCAATGGCGCGGGCTTTTAAGAGCGTATCCCAAGCATCGATGCGGGTAATGGGCCAGTTGGCCACGTAGATGGCCGCATCATAGGAAAGCCTTTTCGAAGTGAGGTCCCACTTGTTGCGGCTCCACACCGGGAAGCGCAGGTCGTAGCAAACCAGGGGGCAGATCCTCCAACCGCGCCAGGTGCCGATGAGGAGGCTCTCGCCGGGCGCATAGGTTTTATGTTCGTTGGCCATCCGGAAAAGGTGGCGCTTGTCGTAAGTCTTAAAATTTCCGCCCGGCTCCATCCACAGCAAACGGTTGTAATAGCGGTCGTGGACCGTCACAATATAGCTGCCCAGGATGAGCGCGCCGGTTTGATCGGCCATCTGCTTCATCCATTTGAAGGTGCGCATGTTCATGTGTTCGGCATATTTCTGTGCCGACATCGTGAATCCGGTCGTGAACATTTCCGGGAGCACGATCACGTCCGTCGAGCCACTGATCTGCCAGATCTTCTCCTCGAACGACGACAAATTGGCGTCGACGTCTTCCCAGTGAATATCCGA carries:
- a CDS encoding amidohydrolase — encoded protein: MHDLKITLIQSDIHWEDVDANLSSFEEKIWQISGSTDVIVLPEMFTTGFTMSAQKYAEHMNMRTFKWMKQMADQTGALILGSYIVTVHDRYYNRLLWMEPGGNFKTYDKRHLFRMANEHKTYAPGESLLIGTWRGWRICPLVCYDLRFPVWSRNKWDLTSKRLSYDAAIYVANWPITRIDAWDTLLKARAIENLSYIVGVNRIGQDGQGIEYNGHSSVIGPKGDTIYTNEGMEAIRTTELSANALQAFRDRFPAFMDADDFTIEFEEYEESDYLPG